The DNA region GTCGCAGCACTGCATGAATACGCGAGCCCATTGATCATTGTAGATTTTGGAACCGCGACAACATATTGTTATATTGACGAACAGAACCATTACTTAGGAGGGGCAATTTCCCCTGGTATAGGTATATCAACAGAGGCCTTATATACAAATGCAGCTAAATTACCTCGTATTGAAATCATGAAACCTGAAAACGTTGTAGGGAAAAATACCGTGAGTGCGATGCAAGCCGGCATTTTTTATGGATATGTTGGTCAAGTTGAAGGAATAGTACAACGGATGAAAGACCAATCAGGTACAAATCCAACGGTTATCGCTACTGGTGGACTTGCTCACCTAATTGGTGATGAATCAAACATCATTGACGTTGTGGATCCATTCTTGACATTAAAAGGATTACAACTGATCTATCAGAAAAATACAGATGCATATTAAGAAAGGAAGTTTCACATCATGTCAGATTATTTAGTTAAAGCGTTAGCGTTTAATGGTAGCATTCGTGCTTTTGCTGTAGATACAACAGAAATGGTTAAAGAAGCCCAACGACGTCAAGGTACACTGCCTACGGCTTCGGCTGCATTAGGACGTGCGATGACAGCCTCAACAATGATGGCGTCGATGCTCAAAGGTGATGGGAATAAATTAACAGTCAAGGTTGAAGGAGATGGTCCACTAGGTGCGATCATCGTAGACGCTAACGTAGATGGAGGGACGAGAGGCTTCGTTTCTAATCCTCATGTTCATTTTGACTTGAACGCTGCGGGCAAGCTAGATGTCGCAAGGGCAGTTGGGAAGAATGGTACGCTCTCAGTAGTGAAAGACCTTGGCATGCGAGATAACTTTACTGGGCAAGTGCCCCTTGTTTCCGGAGAATTGGGTGAAGACTTCACTTATTATTTCGTATCCTCAGAGCAAATACCATCTGCTGTTGCCGTTGGCGTACTTGTGAATCCAGATAATTCAGTACTTGCTTCGGGTGGATTCATTATTCA from Pseudalkalibacillus berkeleyi includes:
- a CDS encoding type III pantothenate kinase, which produces MILVMDVGNTNIVLGVYEGDELKYHWRVGTSKKKSEDEYGMFISNLLTHVGLNFKSIDGIILSSVVPPLMFPLEKMCEKYFNLKPLVIGPGIKTGLNIKTENPREVGADRIVNAVAALHEYASPLIIVDFGTATTYCYIDEQNHYLGGAISPGIGISTEALYTNAAKLPRIEIMKPENVVGKNTVSAMQAGIFYGYVGQVEGIVQRMKDQSGTNPTVIATGGLAHLIGDESNIIDVVDPFLTLKGLQLIYQKNTDAY
- the hslO gene encoding Hsp33 family molecular chaperone HslO, which produces MSDYLVKALAFNGSIRAFAVDTTEMVKEAQRRQGTLPTASAALGRAMTASTMMASMLKGDGNKLTVKVEGDGPLGAIIVDANVDGGTRGFVSNPHVHFDLNAAGKLDVARAVGKNGTLSVVKDLGMRDNFTGQVPLVSGELGEDFTYYFVSSEQIPSAVAVGVLVNPDNSVLASGGFIIQVMPGAQDEMITFIEKRLENLDPVSKMIEAGNTPEQLLYNVLGEDNVKLLSNSPVQFQCTCSQERFADAIISLGEEEIQAMIDEDGKADATCHFCNEAYHFTQDDLQKFLEEARKENGE